Proteins from one Limanda limanda chromosome 4, fLimLim1.1, whole genome shotgun sequence genomic window:
- the mon1bb gene encoding vacuolar fusion protein MON1 homolog B isoform X1, which produces MLSPRFSCTHWNVRVCSSTVWLWCVWLWCVWFAVSSLWDGIMERDNHQEGETQGVKICDPPSESNPPADTLATSLSLLGNHMFPEPVERDDSATVDKEEPVDLHLPDVAAQEQSEDVESISNQDERQEPEETDNSEQCPDSESTETAEHVTPDDRQTTTDNSQSDSGEFVVTVLAKAKLEEQGIGVKGRSSPLLEAGTQEMPAFMTNRDEDVTSDSWRQHRKHVFVLSEAGKPIYSRYGSEEALSSTMGVMMALVSFVQSGDNIIRSVYTELHTVVFLQKGPLVLVCVSSSRQSEEQLRAELLYVYYQIISMLTQASISRIFEHKKNYDLRRLLAGSEKILDGLLNLVDSDPSFLLTAIHCLPLASSLRDSLSLILQKAITPNLVFSILVAKNQLLTIVQEKTVIEDARLEPADVHLLLNLIGASSAFQAGEIWTPICLPLFNPDCYFYAYISYLDPPECTVCLLLLSTDKEAFYAVADCKRRIEEAMVAQNSLSLIAKAHSYSVSQVGVSDLRHFMYKPFDVPDTYRQLTQFTSPEMEAPYSSEEEKMRLLDLYRYMHSRIHSSTRPLKLIYHVAERETLLAWVTSKFELYTCFSPLVTKACAITAITKLLRWIKKEEERLFIRYPPKYSTTPNPSKSSRGGKSDQQDSTENGFLTLL; this is translated from the exons ATGCTGTCCCCAAGGTTCAGCTGCACTCACTGGAATGTACGAGTTTGTTCTTCAACTGTCTGGTTATGGTGTGTCTGGTTATGGTGTGTCTGGTTTGCTGTCTCCAGCCTCTGGGATGGTATCATGGAGAGGGACAATCATCAAgaaggagagacacagggagtgaAGATCTGCGATCCGCCCTCGGAGAGCAATCCTCCTG CCGACACCTTGGCGACTTCTCTTTCGCTCTTGGGGAATCACATGTTTCCTGAACCGGTGGAGAGAGATGACAGTGCCACCGTTGACAAGGAGGAGCCGGTGGATTTGCACCTGCCGGATGTTGCAGCCCAGGAGCAGAGTGAGGATGTGGAGTCCATTTCTAACCAGGACGAAAGACAAGAGCCCGAGGAGACAGACAACTCTGAACAATGTCCGGACAGTGAATCCACCGAGACGGCCGAGCACGTGACTCCGGACGACAGACAGACAACCACGGACAATAGCCAGAGCGATTCTGGGGAGTTTGTCGTCACAGTGCTGGCCAAGGCCAAGCTGGAGGAGCAAGGTATCGGTGTGAAGGGAAGGTCCTCCCCCTTGCTGGAGGCAGGCACCCAGGAAATGCCTGCGTTCATGACCAACCGTGACGAGGATGTGACCTCCGACAGCTGGCGGCAGCACAGGAAGCATGTTTTTGTGCTGAGCGAAGCCGGCAAACCCATCTACTCCCGATACGGCAGTGAAGAGGCTCTTTCATCCACGATGGGAGTCATGATGGCGCTGGTGTCCTTCGTCCAAAGTGGAGATAACATCATCCGCTCAGTCTATACAG AGCTGCACACCGTGGTGTTCTTACAGAAAGGCCCCCTGGTGCTGGTGTGCGTCTCCAGCAGCCGTCAGTCTGAGGAGCAGCTGCGTGCTGAGCTCCTCTACGTGTACTATCAGATCATCAGCATGCTCACCCAGGCCAGCATATCCCGCATCTTCGAGCACAAGAAGAACTACGACCTGAGGAGACTCCTGGCCGGCTCCGAGAAGATCCTGGACGGCCTCCTCAACCTGGTGGACTCGGACCCCAGCTTCCTGCTGACGGCGATCCACTGCTTACCCCTGGCCTCCTCTCTCAGGGACTCGCTCAGCCTGATCCTGCAGAAAGCCATCACGCCCAATCTGGTTTTCTCCATCCTCGTAGCCAAGAACCAGCTGCTCACCATCGTCCAAGAGAAGACGGTCATCGAGGACGCCCGGCTGGAGCCCGCCGACGTCCACCTCCTGCTCAACCTCATCGGAGCCTCCTCGGCCTTTCAGGCTGGGGAGATCTGGACTCCCATCTGCCTCCCGCTCTTTAACCCGGACTGTTACTTTTATGCATACATTTCTTACCTGGACCCTCCGGAATGCACtgtttgtctgctgctgctctcgaCCGACAAGGAGGCTTTTTACGCCGTAGCTGATTGCAAGAGGAGGATCGAGGAGGCCATGGTGGCTCAGAACTCTCTGAGCCTCATCGCCAAAGCCCATTCGTACAGCGTGAGCCAGGTGGGCGTCTCAGACCTCAGGCACTTCATGTACAAGCCCTTTGACGTGCCAGACACCTACCGCCAGCTCACTCAGttcaccag CCCAGAGATGGAGGCACCGTACAgcagtgaagaggagaagatgaggctCCTGGACCTTTATCGTTATATGCACAGCCGCATCCACAGCAGCACACGGCCGCTGAAGCTCATCTACCATGTCGCTGAGAGAGAAACTCTGTTAGCCTGG GTCACAAGCAAATTCGAGCTGTACACGTGCTTCAGTCCTCTGGTGACGAAGGCCTGTGCTATCACAGCCATCACTAAGCTTCTGAGGTGGattaaaaaggaggaggagcgtCTCTTCATCAGATACCCCCCAAAGTATTCAACCACCCCGAACCCCAGCAAGAGCTCTCGAGGCGGCAAATCTGACCAGCAGGACTCTACAGAAAACGGCTTCCTAACTCTTCTATAG
- the mon1bb gene encoding vacuolar fusion protein MON1 homolog B isoform X2 translates to MERDNHQEGETQGVKICDPPSESNPPADTLATSLSLLGNHMFPEPVERDDSATVDKEEPVDLHLPDVAAQEQSEDVESISNQDERQEPEETDNSEQCPDSESTETAEHVTPDDRQTTTDNSQSDSGEFVVTVLAKAKLEEQGIGVKGRSSPLLEAGTQEMPAFMTNRDEDVTSDSWRQHRKHVFVLSEAGKPIYSRYGSEEALSSTMGVMMALVSFVQSGDNIIRSVYTELHTVVFLQKGPLVLVCVSSSRQSEEQLRAELLYVYYQIISMLTQASISRIFEHKKNYDLRRLLAGSEKILDGLLNLVDSDPSFLLTAIHCLPLASSLRDSLSLILQKAITPNLVFSILVAKNQLLTIVQEKTVIEDARLEPADVHLLLNLIGASSAFQAGEIWTPICLPLFNPDCYFYAYISYLDPPECTVCLLLLSTDKEAFYAVADCKRRIEEAMVAQNSLSLIAKAHSYSVSQVGVSDLRHFMYKPFDVPDTYRQLTQFTSPEMEAPYSSEEEKMRLLDLYRYMHSRIHSSTRPLKLIYHVAERETLLAWVTSKFELYTCFSPLVTKACAITAITKLLRWIKKEEERLFIRYPPKYSTTPNPSKSSRGGKSDQQDSTENGFLTLL, encoded by the exons ATGGAGAGGGACAATCATCAAgaaggagagacacagggagtgaAGATCTGCGATCCGCCCTCGGAGAGCAATCCTCCTG CCGACACCTTGGCGACTTCTCTTTCGCTCTTGGGGAATCACATGTTTCCTGAACCGGTGGAGAGAGATGACAGTGCCACCGTTGACAAGGAGGAGCCGGTGGATTTGCACCTGCCGGATGTTGCAGCCCAGGAGCAGAGTGAGGATGTGGAGTCCATTTCTAACCAGGACGAAAGACAAGAGCCCGAGGAGACAGACAACTCTGAACAATGTCCGGACAGTGAATCCACCGAGACGGCCGAGCACGTGACTCCGGACGACAGACAGACAACCACGGACAATAGCCAGAGCGATTCTGGGGAGTTTGTCGTCACAGTGCTGGCCAAGGCCAAGCTGGAGGAGCAAGGTATCGGTGTGAAGGGAAGGTCCTCCCCCTTGCTGGAGGCAGGCACCCAGGAAATGCCTGCGTTCATGACCAACCGTGACGAGGATGTGACCTCCGACAGCTGGCGGCAGCACAGGAAGCATGTTTTTGTGCTGAGCGAAGCCGGCAAACCCATCTACTCCCGATACGGCAGTGAAGAGGCTCTTTCATCCACGATGGGAGTCATGATGGCGCTGGTGTCCTTCGTCCAAAGTGGAGATAACATCATCCGCTCAGTCTATACAG AGCTGCACACCGTGGTGTTCTTACAGAAAGGCCCCCTGGTGCTGGTGTGCGTCTCCAGCAGCCGTCAGTCTGAGGAGCAGCTGCGTGCTGAGCTCCTCTACGTGTACTATCAGATCATCAGCATGCTCACCCAGGCCAGCATATCCCGCATCTTCGAGCACAAGAAGAACTACGACCTGAGGAGACTCCTGGCCGGCTCCGAGAAGATCCTGGACGGCCTCCTCAACCTGGTGGACTCGGACCCCAGCTTCCTGCTGACGGCGATCCACTGCTTACCCCTGGCCTCCTCTCTCAGGGACTCGCTCAGCCTGATCCTGCAGAAAGCCATCACGCCCAATCTGGTTTTCTCCATCCTCGTAGCCAAGAACCAGCTGCTCACCATCGTCCAAGAGAAGACGGTCATCGAGGACGCCCGGCTGGAGCCCGCCGACGTCCACCTCCTGCTCAACCTCATCGGAGCCTCCTCGGCCTTTCAGGCTGGGGAGATCTGGACTCCCATCTGCCTCCCGCTCTTTAACCCGGACTGTTACTTTTATGCATACATTTCTTACCTGGACCCTCCGGAATGCACtgtttgtctgctgctgctctcgaCCGACAAGGAGGCTTTTTACGCCGTAGCTGATTGCAAGAGGAGGATCGAGGAGGCCATGGTGGCTCAGAACTCTCTGAGCCTCATCGCCAAAGCCCATTCGTACAGCGTGAGCCAGGTGGGCGTCTCAGACCTCAGGCACTTCATGTACAAGCCCTTTGACGTGCCAGACACCTACCGCCAGCTCACTCAGttcaccag CCCAGAGATGGAGGCACCGTACAgcagtgaagaggagaagatgaggctCCTGGACCTTTATCGTTATATGCACAGCCGCATCCACAGCAGCACACGGCCGCTGAAGCTCATCTACCATGTCGCTGAGAGAGAAACTCTGTTAGCCTGG GTCACAAGCAAATTCGAGCTGTACACGTGCTTCAGTCCTCTGGTGACGAAGGCCTGTGCTATCACAGCCATCACTAAGCTTCTGAGGTGGattaaaaaggaggaggagcgtCTCTTCATCAGATACCCCCCAAAGTATTCAACCACCCCGAACCCCAGCAAGAGCTCTCGAGGCGGCAAATCTGACCAGCAGGACTCTACAGAAAACGGCTTCCTAACTCTTCTATAG
- the tcta gene encoding T-cell leukemia translocation-altered gene protein homolog yields MEEPWDFEFLSRIADSCLSFLTEFVDDWLANDMRVCIFKILLSWLIVSLIAIHFAWKVYGNTVNDMYYRQGTGQNGGTPDTAPHLRGWESKARETLKTHRD; encoded by the exons ATGGAGGAGCCGTGGGACTTTGAGTTCTTGTCCCGCATCGCTGACAGCTGTCTGTCCTTCCTCACCGAGTTCGTGGACGACTGGCTCGCCAACGACATGAGAGTTTGCATATTCAAGATCTTACTCAGCTGGTTGATCGTCAGTCTCATCGCCATTCACTTCGCCTGGAAAGTCTACGGGAACACGGTGAACGACATGTATTACCGacaag GGACCGGACAGAACGGAGGGACCCCGGACACAGCCCCCCACCTGAGGGGATG GGAAAGCAAAGCCAGGGAGACTCTGAAGACGCATCGAGATTAA
- the mon1bb gene encoding vacuolar fusion protein MON1 homolog A isoform X3 yields the protein MLSPRFSCTHWNVRVCSSTVWLWCVWLWCVWFAVSSLWDGIMERDNHQEGETQGVKICDPPSESNPPADTLATSLSLLGNHMFPEPVERDDSATVDKEEPVDLHLPDVAAQEQSEDVESISNQDERQEPEETDNSEQCPDSESTETAEHVTPDDRQTTTDNSQSDSGEFVVTVLAKAKLEEQGIGVKGRSSPLLEAGTQEMPAFMTNRDEDVTSDSWRQHRKHVFVLSEAGKPIYSRYGSEEALSSTMGVMMALVSFVQSGDNIIRSVYTELHTVVFLQKGPLVLVCVSSSRQSEEQLRAELLYVYYQIISMLTQASISRIFEHKKNYDLRRLLAGSEKILDGLLNLVDSDPSFLLTAIHCLPLASSLRDSLSLILQKAITPNLVFSILVAKNQLLTIVQEKTVIEDARLEPADVHLLLNLIGASSAFQAGEIWTPICLPLFNPDCYFYAYISYLDPPECTVCLLLLSTDKEAFYAVADCKRRIEEAMVAQNSLSLIAKAHSYSVSQPRDGGTVQQ from the exons ATGCTGTCCCCAAGGTTCAGCTGCACTCACTGGAATGTACGAGTTTGTTCTTCAACTGTCTGGTTATGGTGTGTCTGGTTATGGTGTGTCTGGTTTGCTGTCTCCAGCCTCTGGGATGGTATCATGGAGAGGGACAATCATCAAgaaggagagacacagggagtgaAGATCTGCGATCCGCCCTCGGAGAGCAATCCTCCTG CCGACACCTTGGCGACTTCTCTTTCGCTCTTGGGGAATCACATGTTTCCTGAACCGGTGGAGAGAGATGACAGTGCCACCGTTGACAAGGAGGAGCCGGTGGATTTGCACCTGCCGGATGTTGCAGCCCAGGAGCAGAGTGAGGATGTGGAGTCCATTTCTAACCAGGACGAAAGACAAGAGCCCGAGGAGACAGACAACTCTGAACAATGTCCGGACAGTGAATCCACCGAGACGGCCGAGCACGTGACTCCGGACGACAGACAGACAACCACGGACAATAGCCAGAGCGATTCTGGGGAGTTTGTCGTCACAGTGCTGGCCAAGGCCAAGCTGGAGGAGCAAGGTATCGGTGTGAAGGGAAGGTCCTCCCCCTTGCTGGAGGCAGGCACCCAGGAAATGCCTGCGTTCATGACCAACCGTGACGAGGATGTGACCTCCGACAGCTGGCGGCAGCACAGGAAGCATGTTTTTGTGCTGAGCGAAGCCGGCAAACCCATCTACTCCCGATACGGCAGTGAAGAGGCTCTTTCATCCACGATGGGAGTCATGATGGCGCTGGTGTCCTTCGTCCAAAGTGGAGATAACATCATCCGCTCAGTCTATACAG AGCTGCACACCGTGGTGTTCTTACAGAAAGGCCCCCTGGTGCTGGTGTGCGTCTCCAGCAGCCGTCAGTCTGAGGAGCAGCTGCGTGCTGAGCTCCTCTACGTGTACTATCAGATCATCAGCATGCTCACCCAGGCCAGCATATCCCGCATCTTCGAGCACAAGAAGAACTACGACCTGAGGAGACTCCTGGCCGGCTCCGAGAAGATCCTGGACGGCCTCCTCAACCTGGTGGACTCGGACCCCAGCTTCCTGCTGACGGCGATCCACTGCTTACCCCTGGCCTCCTCTCTCAGGGACTCGCTCAGCCTGATCCTGCAGAAAGCCATCACGCCCAATCTGGTTTTCTCCATCCTCGTAGCCAAGAACCAGCTGCTCACCATCGTCCAAGAGAAGACGGTCATCGAGGACGCCCGGCTGGAGCCCGCCGACGTCCACCTCCTGCTCAACCTCATCGGAGCCTCCTCGGCCTTTCAGGCTGGGGAGATCTGGACTCCCATCTGCCTCCCGCTCTTTAACCCGGACTGTTACTTTTATGCATACATTTCTTACCTGGACCCTCCGGAATGCACtgtttgtctgctgctgctctcgaCCGACAAGGAGGCTTTTTACGCCGTAGCTGATTGCAAGAGGAGGATCGAGGAGGCCATGGTGGCTCAGAACTCTCTGAGCCTCATCGCCAAAGCCCATTCGTACAGCGTGAGCCAG CCCAGAGATGGAGGCACCGTACAgcagtga